One window of the Sulfitobacter alexandrii genome contains the following:
- a CDS encoding diguanylate cyclase domain-containing protein, which yields MQGKILIVDPIATNRIMLKVKLASAFFGVLQAGTLAEALEITRSQGPDLIISAMDLPDGSAADLCRRLSDRPRGGPVAVLALAGENDRTTRMAALEAGVQDVLVRPFDETLLLSRVRSLIRAFNAEADLRFRDDADRALGFAEPEMPFGPQGDFVLVGQDSARLQRWSIALRPLLGGRVRLAGGSDVMSERVIATAPDVFVLVIDGTVVRPEDNLRLISALRATARTRHAGILVLQTVADAALAASALDLGADDLMTDGFDAGELALRLRTLLRRKRMTENLRHTIRSGLRAASLDPLTSLYNRRYAMPHLTKLADQAQGAGRPLAVMVCDLDHFKRINDLFGHASGDAALVQVADRLRGALRPADLAARIGGEEFMIVMPGLTLPEARQAAGRLCNLIGSRPFDLPGSATPVRITISIGMAMASIPPAVAEPGHARVSPQERGSRLMEEADRALYAAKVKGRNQVELGRPAA from the coding sequence ATGCAAGGTAAAATCCTTATCGTGGATCCGATTGCCACCAACCGGATCATGCTCAAGGTCAAGCTCGCCAGCGCGTTCTTCGGCGTGCTGCAGGCAGGCACGCTGGCGGAAGCGCTGGAAATCACACGTTCGCAGGGGCCCGACCTGATCATCAGCGCGATGGATCTGCCCGACGGATCGGCGGCAGACCTCTGCAGGCGGCTGTCCGACCGGCCCCGCGGCGGACCTGTCGCTGTCCTTGCCCTCGCCGGAGAGAACGATCGCACCACGCGCATGGCCGCGCTCGAGGCGGGTGTGCAGGATGTGCTGGTCCGCCCTTTCGACGAGACCCTTCTTCTCAGCCGGGTGCGCAGCCTGATCCGCGCCTTCAATGCCGAAGCCGACCTGCGCTTTCGCGACGACGCGGACCGTGCGCTCGGCTTCGCCGAACCGGAAATGCCCTTCGGTCCACAGGGCGATTTCGTCCTCGTGGGACAGGACAGCGCAAGGCTGCAACGCTGGTCCATCGCGCTGCGGCCGCTCCTTGGGGGGCGGGTGCGACTGGCCGGCGGCAGCGACGTCATGAGCGAACGCGTCATCGCCACGGCACCGGATGTTTTCGTCCTCGTCATAGACGGCACCGTCGTCCGGCCCGAGGATAACCTGCGGCTGATCTCCGCCCTCAGGGCGACCGCGCGAACCCGGCACGCGGGCATCCTCGTTCTGCAGACCGTGGCCGACGCGGCGCTTGCCGCCAGCGCGCTCGACCTCGGCGCGGATGACCTGATGACCGACGGTTTCGACGCAGGCGAACTGGCCCTGCGGCTCAGGACGTTGCTGCGGCGCAAGCGCATGACCGAGAATTTGCGCCACACCATCCGCTCGGGCCTCAGGGCAGCCAGCCTCGACCCTCTTACAAGCCTCTACAACCGCCGCTACGCGATGCCGCACCTGACCAAGCTCGCCGACCAGGCCCAGGGCGCGGGACGCCCCCTTGCGGTGATGGTCTGCGACCTCGACCATTTCAAGCGGATCAACGACCTTTTCGGCCATGCCTCGGGCGATGCCGCGCTGGTGCAGGTGGCGGACAGGCTGCGCGGCGCACTGCGCCCGGCCGATCTGGCAGCCCGCATCGGCGGCGAGGAATTCATGATCGTCATGCCCGGCCTGACCCTGCCCGAAGCGCGGCAGGCAGCGGGGCGGCTTTGCAACCTGATCGGCTCCCGGCCGTTCGACCTGCCCGGCAGCGCGACGCCCGTGCGGATCACGATCAGCATCGGGATGGCAATGGCGTCCATCCCTCCCGCTGTCGCGGAGCCGGGCCATGCCCGTGTTTCGCCCCAGGAAAGGGGCAGCCGCCTGATGGAAGAGGCCGACAGGGCGCTGTATGCCGCCAAGGTCAAGGGCCGCAACCAGGTGGAGCTGGGCCGTCCCGCCGCATAG
- a CDS encoding DUF3572 domain-containing protein, with protein sequence MRNAQESAERFALQALAWLVGNDDLLPVFLGSTGASEADLKQRAADPVFLGAVLDFVMMDDAWVVAFCDSVDASYDRPMMARAALPGGEQVNWT encoded by the coding sequence ATGCGAAATGCGCAAGAGTCTGCCGAACGTTTTGCCCTGCAGGCGTTGGCCTGGCTGGTCGGCAACGACGACCTGCTGCCGGTGTTCCTGGGCAGCACGGGCGCGTCCGAGGCAGACCTGAAGCAGCGTGCGGCCGATCCGGTCTTTCTCGGCGCCGTGCTCGACTTCGTCATGATGGACGACGCCTGGGTCGTCGCCTTCTGCGATTCGGTCGACGCGAGCTACGACAGGCCGATGATGGCGCGGGCCGCCCTGCCGGGTGGCGAACAGGTGAACTGGACATGA